One window of Chionomys nivalis chromosome 10, mChiNiv1.1, whole genome shotgun sequence genomic DNA carries:
- the Bcl11b gene encoding B-cell lymphoma/leukemia 11B isoform X7: MSRRKQGNPQHLSQRELITRKDEPSSYICTTCKQPFNSAWFLLQHAQNTHGFRIYLEPGPASSSLTPRLTIPPPLGPEAVAQSPLMNFLGDSNPFNLLRMTGPILRDHPGFGEGRLPGTPPLFSPPPRHHLDPHRLSAEEMGLVAQHPSAFDRVMRLNPMAIDSPAMDFSRRLRELAGNSSTPPPVSPGRGNPMHRLLNPFQPSPKSPFLSTPPLPPMPAGTPPPQPPAKSKSCEFCGKTFKFQSNLIVHRRSHTGEKPYKCQLCDHACSQASKLKRHMKTHMHKAGSLAGRSDDGLSAASSPEPGTSELPGDLKAADGDFRHHESDPSLGPEPEDDEDEEEEEEELLLENESRPESSFSMDSELGRGRENGGGVPGVAGAGAAAAALADEKALALGKVMEDAGLGALPQYGEKRGAFLKRAGDAGDTGAGGCGDAGAPGAVNGRGGAFAPGAEPFPALFPRKPAPLPSPGLGGPALHAAKRIKVEKDLELPPAALIPSENVYSQWLVGYAASRHFMKDPFLGFTDARQSPFATSSEHSSENGSLRFSTPPGDLLDGGLSGRSGTASGGSTPHLGGPGPGRPSSKEGRRSDTCEYCGKVFKNCSNLTVHRRSHTGERPYKCELCNYACAQSSKLTRHMKTHGQIGKEVYRCDICQMPFSVYSTLEKHMKKWHGEHLLTNDVKIEQAERS, encoded by the coding sequence GTAAAGATGAGCCTTCCAGCTACATTTGCACAACATGCAAGCAGCCCTTCAACAGCGCCTGGTTTCTGCTGCAGCATGCGCAGAACACGCACGGCTTCCGCATCTACCTGGAGCCCGGGCCGGCCAGCAGCTCGCTCACGCCCAGGCTCACCATCCCGCCTCCGCTCGGACCGGAGGCCGTAGCGCAGTCTCCACTCATGAATTTTCTTGGGGACAGCAACCCCTTCAACCTGCTGCGCATGACTGGCCCCATTCTGCGGGACCACCCCGGCTTCGGCGAGGGCCGCCTGCCAGGTACACCGCCGCTCTTCAGCCCACCGCCACGCCATCACCTGGACCCACACCGCCTCAGTGCAGAGGAGATGGGGCTCGTGGCCCAGCACCCCAGTGCCTTCGACCGAGTCATGCGCCTGAACCCCATGGCCATAGACTCTCCCGCCATGGACTTCTCGCGGCGGCTGCGAGAACTGGCTGGCAACAGCTCCACGCCGCCACCTGTGTCCCCAGGCCGTGGCAACCCTATGCACCGGCTGCTGAACCCTTTCCAGCCCAGCCCCAAGTCCCCGTTTCTCAGCACGCCACCGCTGCCACCCATGCCTGCGGGCACGCCGCCGCCACAGCCTCCCGCCAAGAGCAAGTCGTGTGAGTTCTGCGGCAAGACCTTCAAATTCCAGAGCAATCTCATCGTGCACCGGCGCAGCCACACGGGCGAGAAGCCCTACAAGTGCCAGCTGTGCGACCACGCGTGCTCGCAGGCGAGCAAGCTCAAGCGCCACATGAAGACGCACATGCACAAGGCGGGTTCTCTGGCCGGCCGCTCTGACGACGGACTGTCGGCTGCCAGCTCCCCAGAGCCAGGCACCAGCGAGCTGCCTGGCGACCTCAAAGCGGCCGATGGCGACTTCCGTCACCACGAGAGTGACCCATCACTGGGCCCCGAGCCTGAGGATGACGAGGacgaagaggaggaagaagaggaactgCTGCTGGAGAATGAGAGCCGACCTGAGTCTAGCTTCAGCATGGACTCAGAGCTGGGTCGTGGCCGTGAAAACGGGGGCGGCGTGCCTGGCGTGGCAGGTGCAGGTGCCGCAGCCGCGGCGCTGGCGGATGAGAAAGCGCTGGCACTGGGCAAGGTGATGGAGGATGCGGGGCTGGGTGCTCTGCCACAGTATGGGGAGAAGCGTGGCGCCTTTCTAAAGCGTGCAGGTGATGCGGGTGATACGGGTGCTGGTGGCTGCGGGGACGCAGGTGCACCGGGTGCGGTGAACGGGCGTGGTGGGGCCTTTGCACCAGGCGCAGAGCCCTTTCCTGCTCTCTTCCCACGCAAGCCTGCACCATTGCCCAGCCCTGGGCTTGGTGGCCCTGCGCTGCACGCAGCCAAGCGCATCAAGGTGGAGAAGGACCTGGAGCTACCGCCCGCTGCGCTCATCCCATCCGAGAACGTGTACTCACAGTGGCTCGTGGGCTACGCCGCTTCACGCCATTTCATGAAGGACCCGTTCCTGGGCTTCACGGACGCGCGCCAGTCACCTTTCGCCACGTCGTCCGAGCACTCATCGGAGAACGGTAGCCTGCGCTTCTCCACGCCTCCGGGGGACCTGCTGGATGGTGGGCTATCGGGGCGCAGCGGCACAGCGAGCGGGGGCAGCACGCCTCACCTGGGTGGCCCGGGTCCTGGGCGGCCGAGCTCCAAGGAGGGCCGCCGCAGCGACACGTGCGAGTACTGCGGCAAGGTCTTCAAGAACTGTAGCAACCTGACGGTGCACAGGAGGAGCCACACCGGAGAGCGGCCTTACAAGTGCGAGCTGTGCAACTACGCGTGTGCGCAGAGCAGCAAGCTCACGCGCCACATGAAGACGCATGGGCAGATCGGCAAGGAGGTGTACCGCTGCGACATCTGCCAGATGCCCTTCAGCGTCTACAGCACCCTGGAGAAACACATGAAAAAGTGGCATGGTGAACACTTGCTGACTAATGATGTCAAAATCGAGCAGGCCGAGAGGAGCTAA